The sequence TGCCGTCCCGCACCGCGGCGCGCAGCATGTCGCCGGTGGAAATCTGCGGGATCCCGAAGCGTTCCGTAATGGCCTTGGCCTGCGTGCCTTTTCCGGAACCGGGACTGCCCAAAAGCATCACACGCATCGCAGGGTCTCCTAGCTGGATGGAAAATGCGCAATTTTTCCATAAAAGGACCGTGGCTGTCACACCGGGCCTCGGCCCCCCTTCAGGGCATGTTGCGCTGGCCCCACAGGGTCTCGATGAAGACCAGCCGACCGTTCTCGAAACGGAGCAGCTTGGGTACGTTGCCGACGCCCTGGTCCGAGTAATACCACTCCTCTACCTGTACCGGCACGGTGACGCTCACCGGAATGGTGAAGCACACGGTTCTCGGCCGGTATTCGATGCGCGGCCCGCCGGTGGCGGGCGGGGTGGCTGGGACTTCCACCGGCTCCATCCGGGTGTCGCAGCGCTGCTCGAAGTTCTGTAGCGTGCGCCATTCGATCCTCTGGTCGGCCGCCTCGGGCTCGCCGCACTTTTGCCCGACCTCGTAAAGCGTCTTGCCGGGTTCGATGATCCAACCGTTACACCGCCAGGCCCAGGCGTCAAACGCAATTCCCCAAAGCACAAGGCAGGCGGCGAACCGCAGCATGGTATTTACCCTCGAACGGCATGCCCATGTCCCGCCCGCGATCGGGGGGAATCTGGCTCGCTTATCCTAACACTCATCGAGCACAGCCGGCAGGTTCATACCCCCATGTCTGACCTCAACGACCCGCGCGTCTTCTTTGCCGCCGAGCGGACGCTCTTGGCGTGGAATCGCACCAGCCTGGCCTGGATGGCGTTCGGTTTTGTCATCGAGCGTTTCGGCCTGTTCCTGCGCCTGATGGAAGGCGGCGGACTACCCCCGCGGGGAGTCTCCTTTTGGCTGGGCATCGCCTTCGTGGCCACCGGAGCCTTAATGGCGGTGCTGTCCACCTGGCAATACCGGAAAGTGCTTAAGACGCTGAAGCCGGCGGAAATCCCAGCCGGCTACCGGGTGGGATTGGGCATCTTGACCAACCTGGCGGTGGCCCTGTTGGCCTTGTTGCTCATGGCGTACCTGCTGCTGGGCAAGGTCTGAACGGGGATGGCGCAGGACCGAGGTTTCCGGGACAATGCCGGGCGGTTGCGTCTTTGTTCCTTTTTGACACCACCCGGAGCCGATCCATGGCCATCGACCCCCACACGCTGTACCGATCCATCGACGAATTCTGGGATCGCGCCATTCTCCCGGCCTTGACCGAGTATATCGGCATCCCCTGTAAATCCCTCCATTACGACCCGGATTGGGCGGCCCACGGCCATATCGACCGGGCTCGCCGGCTGGCCCTGGACTGGTTGGCCGAGCACGCCCCGCCCGACTGGACCCTCCACGACCTCAGCTTGCCGGGCCGAACGCCGCTGTTGCTGATTGAGGTGCCGGGCGCACTGGAGGCGACCGCCTTGCTCTACGGCCATCTGGACAAGCAGCCGGAAATGGAGGGTTGGCGGGCGGGTTTGGGACCTTGGACGCCGGTGTTGTGCGACGACAAGCTGTACGGGCGGGGCGGAGCCGACGATGGCTACGCGCTGTTTGCCGCGGTGGCGGCCCTGAAGGCCCTGGCTAGGGAAAGGCGGCCGCGCTGCGTGATCCTGATCGAGTTCTCGGAGGAGAGTGGGTCGCCGGACCTACCGGCCTACCTGGACGCCTATGCCCCGCTCCTAGGGCGGCCGGATCTGGTCATTGCCCTGGACTCCGGAGCCGGCGACTACCGGCGCTTATGGTCCACCACCTCGCTGCGGGGTGTAGTGGGCTGCGTCCTGGAGGTGAAGGTGCTGGAGGAAACCGCCCATTCTGGCATCGCCAGCGGGATCGTGCCGTCGTCCTTGCGCATTCTGCGCCAACTGCTGGACCGGCTGGAGGATCCCCAGACCGGGGCCCTGCGGCTGCCGGAGCTTAAGGCCGAGATCCCATCCCAGCGCCGCCAGCAGGCGGCCGAGGCCGCCCGGATCCTGGCCGGGGCGCTCTTGAGCAGTTTCCATACCGTACCGGGGCTGCGCCCGGTCAGCGACGACCCGGTCGAGCTTTTGCTCAACAACACCTGGCGGCCCACCCTGTCGGTGACCGGGCAGGACGGCCTGCCGCCGATC is a genomic window of Candidatus Methylocalor cossyra containing:
- a CDS encoding DUF2845 domain-containing protein, yielding MLRFAACLVLWGIAFDAWAWRCNGWIIEPGKTLYEVGQKCGEPEAADQRIEWRTLQNFEQRCDTRMEPVEVPATPPATGGPRIEYRPRTVCFTIPVSVTVPVQVEEWYYSDQGVGNVPKLLRFENGRLVFIETLWGQRNMP
- a CDS encoding YidH family protein, which translates into the protein MSDLNDPRVFFAAERTLLAWNRTSLAWMAFGFVIERFGLFLRLMEGGGLPPRGVSFWLGIAFVATGALMAVLSTWQYRKVLKTLKPAEIPAGYRVGLGILTNLAVALLALLLMAYLLLGKV
- a CDS encoding M20/M25/M40 family metallo-hydrolase codes for the protein MAIDPHTLYRSIDEFWDRAILPALTEYIGIPCKSLHYDPDWAAHGHIDRARRLALDWLAEHAPPDWTLHDLSLPGRTPLLLIEVPGALEATALLYGHLDKQPEMEGWRAGLGPWTPVLCDDKLYGRGGADDGYALFAAVAALKALARERRPRCVILIEFSEESGSPDLPAYLDAYAPLLGRPDLVIALDSGAGDYRRLWSTTSLRGVVGCVLEVKVLEETAHSGIASGIVPSSLRILRQLLDRLEDPQTGALRLPELKAEIPSQRRQQAAEAARILAGALLSSFHTVPGLRPVSDDPVELLLNNTWRPTLSVTGQDGLPPIRSAGNVLRSHTAFKLSIRLPPTVDGAVAEEAVRRCLTADPPYGAQVRLTFDQSSSGWNAPPLAPWLERATREASLAFYGEEAAYVGLGGSIPFLGMLGARFPEAQFLVTGVLGPLSNAHGPNEFLHIPYAKRLTACIGYVLDQLGSAAAGRN